One stretch of Qipengyuania gelatinilytica DNA includes these proteins:
- a CDS encoding esterase-like activity of phytase family protein: MKRILLACLLALTLAPGTFVRSEIPPPDYNSPVTIERIEIAPARSGPLVLDSSWELSSPNDHFGGYSALIAWKKDEFLAATDAGRLMHLPRPDRSSSEPRLDKFLNFERADKSHVDVESLTFDPRTGEVWAGLEWAQQIIRFAPGLQMRAQVRPDEMKDWGGNSGPESLVRLKDGRFVVIEERALADGLHEALLFPSDPTSGAKPTRFVFQGRAGYRPSDASLLPNGKMVVLLRGWRLGFPLDFPTMLVIADPAAIVKDEVLPSTVLARIDDPFPTENYEGLAVTDEGGSWALWLISDDNFASYQRTLLLKLVWDVSGDQARQKARR, translated from the coding sequence GTGAAGCGGATACTCCTTGCCTGCCTGCTGGCCCTTACCCTTGCGCCGGGGACCTTCGTGCGCAGCGAAATCCCGCCTCCCGACTATAACTCGCCCGTGACGATCGAGCGGATCGAGATTGCGCCTGCCCGGTCGGGGCCGCTGGTGCTCGATTCTTCCTGGGAATTGTCGAGCCCGAACGATCACTTCGGTGGCTATTCGGCGTTGATCGCGTGGAAGAAGGACGAGTTCCTCGCCGCGACCGATGCCGGCAGGCTGATGCACCTGCCGCGTCCCGACCGAAGTTCGAGCGAACCGCGGCTCGACAAGTTCCTCAACTTCGAGCGCGCCGACAAAAGCCATGTCGATGTCGAATCGCTGACCTTCGACCCCCGTACCGGAGAGGTCTGGGCGGGGCTCGAATGGGCGCAGCAGATCATCCGCTTTGCCCCCGGCCTGCAAATGCGTGCGCAGGTCCGTCCCGACGAAATGAAGGACTGGGGCGGCAATTCGGGCCCCGAATCGCTGGTACGGCTGAAGGACGGGCGCTTCGTCGTGATCGAAGAGCGCGCCCTGGCTGACGGCCTCCACGAGGCGCTGCTTTTCCCGTCCGATCCCACTTCGGGAGCCAAGCCAACGCGCTTCGTGTTCCAGGGGCGCGCGGGATACCGTCCTTCGGACGCATCCTTGCTGCCCAATGGCAAGATGGTGGTGCTGCTGCGCGGCTGGCGGCTGGGCTTCCCGCTGGACTTTCCCACCATGCTCGTGATCGCGGACCCCGCCGCTATCGTGAAGGACGAGGTCCTGCCCAGCACGGTCCTGGCGCGGATCGACGACCCCTTCCCGACCGAGAATTACGAGGGTCTCGCGGTGACCGACGAGGGCGGTAGCTGGGCCCTGTGGCTGATCTCCGACGACAATTTTGCCAGCTACCAGCGCACCCTGCTGCTCAAGCTCGTGTGGGACGTCAGCGGTGATCAGGCACGGCAAAAGGCGCGCAGGTAG
- a CDS encoding LytR/AlgR family response regulator transcription factor — protein sequence MTIRTILVDDEKLAIQGLQLRLEPFEDVEVIETCQNGREAIRAIKTLKPDLVFLDIQMPGFDGFSVVQGVMEIDPPLFVFVTAFQEHAIRAFEANAVNYLMKPVDEDKLADTIERVRQRLSEKKSSEEADRLRGVLSEVAPEAASDMEGDDAEASGRYEKLINVKDRGQIFRVEVDTIEHIEAAGDYMCIYTGDNSLILRETMKDLERRLDPRTFQRVHRSTIVNLDQVRQVKPHTNGECFLVLDSGAEVKVSRSYRDVVARFVH from the coding sequence ATGACTATCCGAACGATCCTCGTCGATGATGAGAAGCTCGCTATCCAAGGCCTCCAGTTGAGGCTGGAACCGTTCGAGGACGTCGAGGTGATCGAGACTTGCCAGAACGGGCGCGAGGCGATCCGCGCGATCAAGACGCTGAAACCCGATCTCGTCTTCCTCGATATCCAGATGCCCGGCTTCGACGGTTTTTCGGTCGTCCAGGGCGTGATGGAGATCGATCCGCCGCTCTTCGTGTTCGTCACCGCCTTCCAGGAACATGCGATCCGCGCCTTCGAGGCCAATGCGGTCAACTACCTGATGAAGCCGGTCGACGAGGACAAGCTGGCCGACACGATCGAACGCGTGCGCCAGCGTCTCTCCGAGAAGAAGAGCAGCGAAGAGGCCGATCGCCTGCGCGGTGTCCTCTCCGAAGTCGCGCCCGAAGCGGCAAGCGACATGGAAGGCGACGATGCCGAGGCATCGGGCCGCTATGAAAAGCTCATCAATGTGAAGGACCGCGGCCAGATCTTCCGCGTCGAGGTCGACACAATCGAGCATATCGAGGCCGCCGGCGACTACATGTGCATCTACACCGGCGACAATTCGCTGATCCTGCGCGAGACGATGAAGGACCTCGAACGCCGCCTCGACCCGCGCACCTTCCAGCGCGTCCACCGCTCGACCATCGTCAATCTGGACCAGGTCCGGCAGGTCAAGCCGCACACCAACGGCGAATGCTTCCTCGTGCTCGACAGCGGCGCCGAGGTGAAGGTGAGTCGCAGCTATCGTGACGTCGTGGCGCGCTTCGTACACTGA
- a CDS encoding DUF2093 domain-containing protein — MLMNKDSGPASGEAKLQYGPNGFRVLRGGQHVFCAASGVPIALDELRYWSVEYQEAYASAELATERLKL, encoded by the coding sequence ATGCTGATGAACAAGGATTCCGGCCCCGCTTCGGGCGAGGCCAAGCTGCAATATGGTCCCAATGGCTTTCGCGTGCTGCGCGGCGGCCAGCACGTCTTCTGCGCGGCAAGCGGCGTGCCGATCGCGCTGGACGAGCTGCGTTACTGGTCGGTCGAGTACCAGGAGGCCTATGCCAGCGCCGAACTGGCGACCGAGCGCCTGAAGCTGTGA
- the purD gene encoding phosphoribosylamine--glycine ligase, with the protein MNILLLGSGGREHALAWKLAQSPSCDKLWASPGNPGMEECAECVALDSSDHDAVVAFCGENDIGLVVIGPEVPLVEGLADSLRAAGIRAFGPSKAAAQLEGSKAFTKELCERAKIPTARFIRCTSLEAAWGALKKFDAPFVLKADGLAAGKGVVIAETREDAQEALSEMFDGKFGSAGAEVVIEQFLTGEEASFFALTDGETIVPLASAQDHKRVGDGDEGPNTGGMGAYSPAPVLTDALREQAMREIIEPTVRTMREEGMPYSGVLYAGLMLTKSGPQLIEYNVRFGDPECQVLMMRLESDLVELMLACAEGRLGEIETPKMSDDFALTVVMAAERYPGTPKKGGSIDLGEAEANGAKVFHAGTKRDGETLVANGGRVLNVTARGASATEAQTRAYEAVDAIDFADGFCRRDIGQREVRRERHG; encoded by the coding sequence ATGAATATCCTTTTGCTCGGCAGCGGCGGGCGCGAACATGCTCTGGCATGGAAGCTGGCGCAATCTCCTTCCTGCGACAAGCTGTGGGCGAGCCCGGGCAATCCCGGAATGGAAGAATGCGCAGAGTGCGTCGCGCTCGATAGCAGTGACCATGACGCAGTCGTCGCGTTCTGCGGCGAAAACGACATCGGCCTCGTGGTGATCGGACCCGAGGTCCCGCTGGTGGAAGGACTTGCCGATAGCCTGCGCGCGGCAGGCATCCGTGCCTTCGGTCCGTCCAAGGCCGCCGCGCAGCTCGAAGGCAGCAAGGCCTTCACCAAGGAGCTGTGCGAGCGCGCGAAGATCCCCACCGCCAGGTTCATCCGCTGCACCTCACTCGAGGCAGCATGGGGCGCGCTCAAGAAATTCGACGCGCCTTTCGTGCTCAAGGCCGACGGGCTCGCCGCGGGCAAGGGCGTGGTGATCGCCGAAACCCGCGAGGACGCGCAGGAAGCGCTGTCCGAAATGTTCGACGGCAAGTTCGGAAGCGCAGGCGCCGAGGTGGTGATCGAACAGTTCCTGACCGGCGAGGAAGCCAGCTTCTTCGCGCTGACCGATGGCGAGACCATCGTGCCGCTCGCCAGCGCGCAGGACCACAAGCGCGTGGGCGATGGCGACGAAGGTCCCAACACGGGCGGCATGGGCGCCTATTCGCCCGCCCCGGTGCTGACCGACGCGCTGCGCGAGCAGGCGATGCGCGAGATCATCGAGCCGACCGTGCGCACCATGCGCGAAGAAGGCATGCCCTATTCGGGCGTGCTCTATGCCGGGCTGATGCTGACGAAATCCGGCCCGCAGCTGATCGAATACAACGTCCGCTTTGGCGATCCCGAATGCCAGGTGCTGATGATGCGGCTCGAAAGCGATCTCGTCGAACTCATGCTGGCCTGCGCCGAGGGGCGTCTCGGTGAGATCGAGACGCCGAAAATGTCGGACGACTTCGCGCTGACAGTGGTGATGGCGGCCGAGCGCTATCCCGGCACGCCCAAGAAGGGCGGCAGCATCGATCTGGGCGAGGCCGAGGCAAACGGCGCCAAGGTCTTCCACGCCGGTACGAAGCGCGATGGGGAAACGCTAGTCGCCAACGGAGGCCGCGTCCTCAACGTAACCGCCCGCGGCGCCAGCGCCACCGAAGCCCAGACACGCGCCTACGAAGCGGTCGATGCCATCGACTTCGCAGACGGCTTCTGCCGCCGCGACATCGGCCAGCGCGAGGTGCGCAGGGAACGGCATGGGTGA
- the xseA gene encoding exodeoxyribonuclease VII large subunit has translation MAANFPPDDNNDGLVARSRAGDNAEPLSVSEISNILKRTVEDRFGFVRLRGELSGVKRAASGHLYASLKDEKAVIDAVMWRGNTQRLPFQPEDGLEVVASGKLTTYPGRSKYQIVVERMELAGEGALLALLEKTKARLQAEGLFDERRKRPLPFLPKTIGVVTSPTGAVIRDILHRLADRFPSRVIVWPVLVQGQGAAEQVAGAVRGFSGLPEGHPDRPDLVIVARGGGSIEDLWSFNEEVVVRAVAECSIPTISAVGHETDTTLVDFASDRRAPTPTAAAEIAVPVRAELAATLDDFASRTKRAILRPVQLGRERLQARAERLPTPETLLQPQGQRLDDIAMRLGNGLRDKAARARERLQGDKARLNAPLLKSRVQQAGERLAAVARLMTSLDPDNVLKRGYARVIGPEGTVTDRVQAAKHPALTLKFRDGELDVSTGDTPRPAPTPAPRRKSPEKGLPPAQDDLFG, from the coding sequence ATGGCTGCAAATTTCCCACCGGATGACAACAATGACGGGTTGGTAGCGAGGTCGCGCGCCGGCGACAACGCCGAGCCGCTGTCGGTGAGCGAAATCTCCAATATATTGAAGCGCACGGTCGAGGATCGGTTCGGCTTCGTGCGCCTGCGCGGTGAGTTGTCGGGTGTGAAGCGCGCCGCATCGGGCCATCTCTACGCCAGCCTCAAGGACGAGAAGGCAGTCATCGATGCAGTCATGTGGCGCGGTAATACGCAGCGCCTGCCGTTCCAGCCGGAAGACGGTCTGGAGGTCGTCGCCAGCGGCAAGCTGACCACCTATCCGGGCCGATCCAAATACCAGATCGTCGTCGAGCGGATGGAACTGGCAGGCGAAGGCGCGCTGCTGGCCTTGTTGGAAAAGACCAAGGCACGGCTGCAGGCTGAAGGGCTGTTCGACGAGCGCCGCAAGCGCCCGCTGCCCTTCCTCCCGAAGACAATCGGCGTGGTGACCTCGCCGACCGGTGCGGTGATCCGCGATATCCTCCACCGGCTGGCCGACCGCTTCCCCAGCCGTGTGATCGTGTGGCCCGTGCTGGTGCAGGGGCAGGGCGCTGCCGAGCAGGTCGCGGGCGCGGTGCGCGGGTTCTCCGGCCTGCCCGAGGGTCATCCGGACCGTCCAGACCTCGTCATCGTCGCGCGCGGCGGCGGATCGATCGAGGACTTGTGGAGCTTCAACGAGGAAGTCGTGGTGCGCGCCGTCGCCGAATGCTCCATCCCGACGATCAGCGCGGTGGGGCACGAAACCGACACGACGCTGGTCGATTTTGCCTCCGACCGCCGTGCGCCGACACCCACCGCAGCGGCCGAGATCGCGGTGCCGGTGCGCGCCGAACTCGCAGCCACGCTCGATGATTTCGCAAGCCGGACCAAGCGCGCCATCCTGCGCCCCGTCCAGCTGGGACGCGAACGGCTGCAGGCGCGTGCGGAACGGTTGCCAACGCCCGAGACCTTGCTCCAGCCGCAGGGCCAGAGGCTCGACGATATCGCCATGCGGCTTGGCAATGGTCTGCGCGACAAGGCGGCACGGGCACGCGAGCGGCTCCAGGGAGACAAGGCGCGGCTCAACGCTCCCTTGCTCAAGAGCAGGGTGCAGCAGGCCGGAGAGCGGCTTGCGGCGGTGGCGCGGCTGATGACCTCGCTCGATCCCGACAATGTGCTCAAGCGCGGTTATGCGCGGGTGATCGGGCCTGAGGGGACTGTGACTGACCGAGTGCAGGCGGCAAAGCATCCGGCGCTCACGCTCAAGTTCCGTGATGGTGAACTCGATGTCTCGACCGGCGATACGCCTCGCCCCGCGCCCACACCCGCACCGCGCCGCAAGTCACCGGAAAAGGGATTGCCGCCTGCGCAGGATGATTTGTTCGGATAG
- a CDS encoding alpha/beta hydrolase, translating into MKFVALILAFVLTGCAITGADNGAERDNVIVSTSEPAEGQLAPERLVYRRFGDETLSAFLFEPDATETSDTAILLFHGGGYFTGSPQSTFMAANAFASAGITSISIQYRLADENNTPIEALSDACHALQWVRGDERFNHIDDEKIALFGISAGAHLAANLVTHGCENPIAPPSALLLSSASVEVMSFADRFTSLLHNRAEPKAHSPLHNMKTALPPTAMAHGKMDRLAPIATVEEFCARQIKLGGKCELMRFPARGHLMSRSLEQQTPGPGFDPDLSDLAESYDFFIRFLQENSG; encoded by the coding sequence ATGAAATTTGTTGCTCTTATACTTGCGTTCGTTCTTACAGGTTGCGCGATAACGGGCGCCGACAATGGCGCTGAGCGAGATAACGTCATCGTCAGCACTTCGGAGCCGGCCGAAGGACAACTTGCACCCGAGCGGCTAGTCTATCGGCGTTTCGGTGATGAAACGCTCTCTGCCTTCTTGTTCGAACCGGATGCAACAGAAACCAGCGATACCGCTATTCTTCTTTTTCATGGCGGAGGATATTTTACGGGAAGTCCGCAATCCACTTTCATGGCGGCGAACGCCTTTGCCTCGGCAGGTATTACGTCAATTTCGATCCAATATCGATTAGCAGATGAAAATAATACGCCTATCGAGGCGCTATCCGACGCCTGCCACGCATTACAATGGGTGCGCGGAGATGAGCGCTTCAATCACATCGACGACGAGAAGATAGCACTCTTCGGCATCTCGGCGGGCGCGCACCTAGCGGCCAATTTGGTTACGCACGGGTGCGAGAACCCAATCGCACCTCCTTCCGCTTTGCTGCTCAGCTCGGCAAGTGTTGAGGTGATGAGCTTTGCTGATCGCTTTACGAGCCTTCTTCACAATAGGGCAGAACCAAAGGCCCACTCCCCTTTGCACAACATGAAAACTGCTCTTCCTCCGACTGCGATGGCGCATGGTAAGATGGATCGATTGGCACCGATCGCCACAGTCGAGGAATTCTGCGCGCGCCAGATCAAGCTTGGCGGGAAATGCGAATTGATGCGTTTCCCAGCTAGGGGGCATTTGATGTCTCGAAGCCTAGAACAACAAACCCCAGGCCCAGGCTTCGATCCGGATCTTTCTGACCTCGCCGAAAGCTATGATTTTTTCATCAGGTTCCTTCAGGAAAACAGCGGTTGA
- a CDS encoding acyl-CoA dehydrogenase family protein, which produces MDFNFTEEQDMVRDGLSRLVREQYDWETRRKAIESEAGWRPEIWAQLAELGILGMPFSEEVGGFGGGAVDAMIVMEEFGKGLVVEPFVPTVVCAGGFLKHAGSEAQREEHLSAIIDGSRVFAFAYAEPRGRYNYADLETTAKKDGDSYVLNGHKAVVIGAPWASHLVVTARTGGGRRDAEGVSVFIVDKSTNGITTRDYETVDGRRASEVYFENVSVPADALIGEEGAALPLIEQVTDEAIAAHCAEACGAMKVANAMTLEYSKQRKQFGVPIGKFQVLQHRMVDMYTAYETAVSLTYLATIKLDAGEKERKRAASAAKVGVGQSARFVGQEAVQIHGGNGVTDEYAIGHYFKRLTIFESEFGSVDHHLKRHVSLG; this is translated from the coding sequence GTGGATTTCAACTTCACCGAAGAACAGGACATGGTTCGCGACGGCCTGTCGCGCCTTGTCAGGGAACAATACGACTGGGAAACGCGCCGCAAGGCTATCGAAAGCGAGGCGGGTTGGCGGCCCGAAATCTGGGCGCAGCTGGCCGAACTCGGCATCCTTGGCATGCCTTTCAGCGAGGAAGTCGGCGGCTTCGGCGGCGGCGCGGTCGATGCGATGATTGTGATGGAGGAATTCGGCAAGGGCCTCGTGGTCGAGCCTTTCGTCCCGACCGTTGTCTGCGCAGGCGGCTTCCTGAAGCACGCCGGCAGCGAAGCGCAGCGCGAGGAGCACCTCTCGGCCATCATCGACGGCAGCCGTGTGTTCGCTTTCGCCTATGCCGAGCCGCGCGGGCGCTACAATTACGCCGACCTCGAAACCACAGCGAAGAAGGACGGGGACAGCTATGTCCTCAATGGCCATAAGGCCGTCGTCATCGGCGCGCCATGGGCGAGCCACCTTGTCGTCACCGCACGCACCGGCGGCGGGCGCCGCGATGCCGAAGGCGTGAGCGTCTTCATCGTCGACAAGAGCACCAACGGCATCACGACGCGCGATTACGAGACCGTCGACGGCCGCCGCGCCTCGGAAGTCTATTTCGAGAACGTCTCGGTCCCCGCAGACGCGCTGATCGGCGAGGAAGGCGCTGCCCTGCCGCTGATCGAACAGGTCACCGACGAAGCCATCGCCGCCCACTGCGCCGAAGCCTGCGGCGCGATGAAGGTCGCCAATGCGATGACGCTCGAATATTCCAAGCAGCGCAAGCAGTTCGGCGTGCCGATCGGCAAGTTCCAGGTGCTCCAGCACCGCATGGTCGACATGTACACCGCCTACGAAACCGCGGTGTCGCTGACCTATCTCGCCACGATCAAGCTCGACGCCGGCGAAAAGGAGCGCAAGCGCGCGGCCTCAGCAGCCAAGGTCGGCGTCGGCCAGTCGGCGAGGTTCGTCGGGCAGGAAGCAGTCCAGATCCACGGCGGCAACGGCGTGACCGACGAATACGCGATCGGTCATTATTTCAAGCGCCTGACGATTTTCGAAAGCGAATTCGGCAGCGTGGACCATCACTTGAAGCGGCACGTTTCGCTGGGTTGA
- a CDS encoding nucleoside deaminase — protein MTGWTLPQPMKRALELAEASAAAGEVPVGAVVTRGGEVIAEAHNAPRDTCDPTAHAEILAIRRAAEALGQERLTDCELWVTLEPCAMCAGAIVHARIGKLYYGASDPKGGAVEHGGRIFEQEQCLHRPEVYSGMGEARAAKLLREFFKVRR, from the coding sequence ATGACAGGCTGGACATTACCGCAACCGATGAAGCGCGCGCTCGAACTGGCGGAAGCCAGCGCGGCAGCGGGCGAAGTGCCCGTGGGCGCTGTCGTGACGCGGGGCGGGGAGGTGATTGCCGAGGCGCATAATGCTCCGCGGGACACTTGCGATCCCACCGCCCATGCCGAAATCCTCGCGATTCGCCGCGCTGCCGAGGCGCTGGGGCAGGAACGCCTCACCGATTGCGAGCTATGGGTGACGCTGGAGCCCTGCGCCATGTGCGCGGGCGCCATCGTCCATGCGCGGATCGGCAAGCTCTACTACGGCGCGAGCGACCCCAAGGGTGGCGCAGTCGAACATGGCGGGCGCATATTCGAGCAGGAGCAATGCCTGCACCGGCCCGAGGTTTATTCGGGCATGGGCGAGGCGCGGGCGGCTAAGTTGTTGCGTGAATTCTTTAAGGTGCGGCGGTGA
- the nadC gene encoding carboxylating nicotinate-nucleotide diphosphorylase, with translation MTFKLTGFDLDQFVCDTLAEDLGEGLAGGGHDVTSESVIPADARFSGVMDTRDAIHVAGLPVAEAFFRALDPDIRIDILVDEGAQVPAGSDLMRLEGNARAMLTAERAALNTVQHLSGIATMVAEYVAAMDNPDCTLLDTRKTIPGLRHLEKYAVRMGGGANHRMGLWDAAMIKDNHVLVAGSVGEAVRRAIEAGVKDIICEVDRIDQIEPALEAGATRLLLDNMEPPTLREAVALVAGRVPTEASGGINLQTIKAKAATGVDYVSVGRLTQSAPAADIGLDFTPL, from the coding sequence ATGACATTCAAACTGACCGGTTTCGATCTCGACCAATTCGTCTGCGACACGCTTGCCGAGGATCTCGGCGAGGGGCTGGCGGGCGGCGGGCATGATGTCACCAGCGAAAGCGTGATTCCGGCCGATGCGCGCTTTTCCGGGGTCATGGATACGCGCGATGCCATCCATGTTGCAGGACTGCCCGTGGCAGAGGCTTTCTTCCGTGCGCTCGACCCCGATATTCGGATCGACATCCTCGTCGATGAAGGTGCGCAGGTGCCCGCCGGGAGCGACCTCATGCGGCTGGAAGGCAATGCACGCGCCATGCTGACCGCCGAGCGCGCGGCACTCAACACCGTCCAGCACCTCTCGGGTATTGCGACCATGGTCGCCGAGTATGTGGCCGCCATGGACAATCCCGACTGCACCCTGCTCGATACGCGCAAGACCATTCCCGGGCTTCGCCACCTGGAGAAATACGCCGTGCGCATGGGTGGCGGGGCGAACCACCGGATGGGCCTGTGGGACGCCGCCATGATCAAGGACAACCACGTGCTTGTGGCCGGATCGGTGGGCGAGGCCGTCCGCCGTGCCATCGAGGCAGGCGTGAAGGACATCATCTGCGAAGTCGACCGCATCGACCAGATCGAACCGGCGCTCGAAGCGGGCGCGACCCGCCTGCTGCTCGACAACATGGAACCGCCCACCCTGCGCGAAGCGGTCGCGCTGGTGGCAGGCCGCGTGCCCACAGAGGCGAGCGGCGGCATCAACCTGCAGACAATCAAGGCGAAAGCCGCGACAGGCGTCGATTACGTGTCGGTCGGCAGACTTACCCAGAGCGCACCTGCCGCAGACATCGGTCTGGACTTTACCCCGCTCTGA
- the rpmB gene encoding 50S ribosomal protein L28, whose amino-acid sequence MSRICELTGKGRQVGNNVSHANNKTKRVFLPNLQNVTLMSEKLDRSFKFRVSTQGLRSVEHNGGLDNWLMKTSDEKLSANALKVKRELKKAAAAS is encoded by the coding sequence ATGTCGCGTATTTGCGAACTCACCGGCAAGGGCCGCCAGGTCGGCAACAATGTGAGCCACGCCAACAACAAGACCAAGCGCGTCTTCCTGCCGAACCTGCAGAACGTCACGCTGATGAGCGAAAAGCTGGACCGCAGCTTCAAGTTCCGCGTTTCGACGCAGGGCCTGCGTTCGGTCGAGCACAATGGCGGCCTCGACAACTGGCTGATGAAGACCAGCGACGAGAAGCTTTCGGCCAACGCGCTCAAGGTGAAGCGCGAGCTGAAGAAGGCCGCAGCCGCTTCCTAA
- a CDS encoding M23 family metallopeptidase encodes MILRRVAPLHFLALAACVPASTAQQSPAEIAAPAASGTGEAQVLTTIEDQVHYGSRIALLPPRKALLSGEFEQGGWIRGTADANISSITADGEPILFDPKGKSFFVGIDRDAANTLELAFTQVDGQTASQTVTIASRQWDIERVNVAKRPSGSSEEWWAKREPEWLAIRDARAKETGAQGWKQQFIWPVTGRISGRFGRQRIYRGEPGSYHSGLDIAPGNGVPFVAPADGVVVLARTGFSLEGGIVILDHGAGLNSAFIHMSRLAVAEGDKVEQGQLLGNVGASGRATGPHLHWSLMWRDSRLDPLLFLPPMP; translated from the coding sequence GTGATCCTGCGCCGGGTCGCGCCTCTCCATTTCCTCGCATTGGCAGCCTGTGTGCCTGCCTCCACCGCCCAGCAATCTCCGGCCGAAATTGCCGCGCCAGCCGCGAGCGGGACAGGCGAGGCGCAAGTCCTGACCACGATCGAGGATCAGGTTCATTACGGATCGCGCATTGCGCTATTGCCCCCCCGAAAGGCCTTGTTGTCAGGCGAATTCGAGCAGGGCGGCTGGATTCGCGGAACGGCAGATGCCAACATCTCTTCGATCACCGCCGATGGCGAGCCGATCCTATTCGATCCGAAGGGCAAGAGCTTCTTCGTCGGAATCGATCGGGATGCCGCAAATACCCTCGAGCTCGCCTTCACGCAGGTCGATGGGCAGACGGCAAGCCAGACGGTGACAATCGCCTCGCGCCAATGGGATATCGAACGCGTCAATGTCGCCAAGCGGCCCTCCGGCAGCAGCGAGGAATGGTGGGCCAAGCGCGAGCCCGAATGGCTGGCGATTCGCGATGCGCGCGCGAAGGAGACGGGTGCGCAAGGTTGGAAGCAGCAATTCATCTGGCCGGTCACGGGGCGTATCTCGGGCCGGTTCGGCCGCCAGCGCATCTATCGCGGCGAACCGGGCAGCTACCACTCGGGCCTCGATATCGCGCCGGGCAATGGCGTGCCCTTCGTGGCTCCTGCTGATGGTGTCGTGGTGCTCGCGCGCACCGGCTTCAGCCTCGAAGGCGGGATCGTGATCCTCGACCACGGAGCGGGCCTCAACAGCGCCTTCATCCACATGTCGCGGCTTGCCGTTGCCGAGGGAGATAAAGTCGAGCAGGGCCAGCTGCTCGGCAATGTCGGCGCCTCGGGACGCGCGACCGGTCCGCACCTGCACTGGAGCCTGATGTGGCGCGACAGCCGCCTCGATCCGCTGCTGTTCCTGCCCCCGATGCCGTGA
- a CDS encoding ribonuclease T2 family protein — protein MIRSSAFAAGLALASLPAIAQAQAYQCALPQRATVPEVRSEAPRQLPVTGYTLALSWAPEYCRFRENSRRDARQCSGENGRFGFVVHGLWPDSGRSWPQWCGGSDMRAVELRKNLCISPDARLIARQWEKHGTCMARRPSTYLKVTRILYNGLQWPDFVRISREDDLTAGTIRTRFADANPGWFPEAVGVVLDEHGWLEELRLCYDKRFMPKACDRRRFGARDDEAAKIWRGL, from the coding sequence GTGATCAGATCTAGCGCTTTCGCCGCAGGACTGGCGCTGGCCAGCCTGCCCGCGATCGCACAGGCGCAGGCGTACCAGTGCGCACTCCCGCAGCGCGCCACCGTGCCCGAAGTACGCAGCGAGGCGCCGCGGCAGCTGCCCGTGACAGGCTATACGCTGGCGCTGAGCTGGGCGCCCGAATACTGCCGCTTTCGCGAGAACAGCCGCCGCGATGCACGCCAGTGCTCGGGCGAGAACGGGCGCTTCGGTTTCGTGGTCCACGGCCTGTGGCCCGACAGCGGGCGCAGCTGGCCGCAATGGTGCGGAGGTAGCGACATGCGCGCAGTCGAATTGCGCAAGAACCTCTGCATCAGCCCCGATGCCCGCCTGATCGCGCGCCAGTGGGAGAAGCACGGCACTTGCATGGCGCGCCGTCCGTCGACCTACCTCAAGGTCACCCGCATCCTCTACAATGGCCTGCAATGGCCCGACTTCGTGCGCATCAGCCGCGAGGACGACCTGACCGCCGGCACCATCCGCACGCGTTTTGCCGATGCCAACCCGGGCTGGTTTCCCGAGGCGGTCGGCGTGGTGCTCGACGAGCACGGATGGCTGGAGGAGTTACGCCTCTGCTACGACAAGCGCTTCATGCCCAAGGCTTGCGACCGTAGGCGCTTCGGAGCGCGCGATGACGAGGCAGCGAAGATCTGGCGGGGGCTGTAA